A single window of Lynx canadensis isolate LIC74 chromosome C2, mLynCan4.pri.v2, whole genome shotgun sequence DNA harbors:
- the ANAPC13 gene encoding anaphase-promoting complex subunit 13, translating to MDSEVQRDGRILDLIDDAWREDKLPYEDVAIPLNELPEPEQDNGGTTESVKEQEMKWTDLALQYLHENVPPVGN from the exons ATGGACAGTGAGGTACAGAGAGATGGAAGGATCTTGGATTTGATTGACGATGCCTGGCGAGAAGACAAGCTGCCGTATGAGGATGTTGCAATACCACTG AATGAGCTTCCTGAACCGGAACAGGACAACGGTGGCACCACAGAATCTGTTAAAGAGCAAGAAATGAAGTGGACCGACTTGGCCTTACAGTACCTCCATGAGAACGTTCCCCCTGTAGGAAACTAA